DNA from Planctomycetota bacterium:
GTCCTGCGGCTCTACAGCCATTCCTCCACCGACGACATGAAGAAGTACCGGCCCCGGGAGGAAATCGCCATCGAGCTGGAGGAGCGCGATCCGATCCTCAAGTTCGCCCGGGAGCTCGTGGAGTACGGAATCGCGTCCCCCGGAGAGCTTCGCGAGATCAACCGCGAGGTGGAGGCGGAGGTGCTTCGCGCCGTGGACGAGGTCCTCAAGCTTCCGAAGACGGACGTCAGCCGTCTCCTTTCCAACGTCTATGCGTACGATCCGCCGGCGGCGCAGGCGGCCTACGCCTCGGCCGTGCGCGGCCGCCGGGCCGAGAAGGCGGGCGCCACGCTCGTCATGGCCGACGCCATCAACGCCTGCCTGGCCGAGCTCATGGAGCTGCTGCCCCCGGTGGTCATGTGGGGCGAGGATATCGCGGATCTTTCCCGCGAGGATTTCCATCGCCACCCCCATCTCGAGGGCAAGGGGGGCGTCTTCGGCGTCACTAAGGGGCTCCAGCGCCGTTTCGGTCCCGACCGCGTCATGAACTCCCCCATCGCCGAGGCGTCGATCGTCGGCCGCGCGTGCGGCTGGGCGCTCCAGGGCTTCCTTCCGATCGTGGAAATCCAGTTCCGCGACTACCTCAACCCGGCCTGGCAGCAGCTCATCGATCAGGTCGGCACGCTCCACTGGCGATCCAACGGACGATTCGCCTGCCCCATGATCATTCGGATGGCGTACGGAGGCTATCTCGGGGGAGCCGGAGCGCTCTGGCACAGCGAGTCCGCCAACGGCCCGCTCCTGCACCATCCGGGGCTGCGGCTCTGCGTGCCTTCGAACCCCGAAGATGCCGTGGGGCTCCTGCGCGCGGCGGCCTTCTGCGGGGATCCCGTGCTCTACGCGGAACCCAAGGCGCGCTACCGGTACCGCGACGAGTTCATGGAGCGCCGGTATCCGGACTTCGACTTCGTCCTCTGGCCGGGCGCTTCCCGCCGCTACGGCGACGGGCGCGACCTGGCGATCGTCACCTACGGCACGACGGCGAGTCTCTGCTTCCGCGCGCTCCGGATGCTGGAGGCGGACGGCATTCGCGCGCGGATGATCGACCTCTGCTGGCTGAACCCGCTGGATAGCGAGGGGATCCGGGCGGCGGCGGACGACTGCGGGCTGGTGCTTGTCGTGGACGAGGACCGGCGCACGTGCGGCGCCGGCGCGGCGATCGCGGACGTAATCTACCGGGACCGCGAGCTGCGGCGGCGCGTGGACGTGGAGCGGCTCGCCGCCAAGGACTGCCGGGTCTCGTACGGACCCGTGGGCGAACGGGCCGTGCTTCCGCAGCTCGAGGAAATCGTCCGGACCGCGCGGGACCTCGTCAAGGCGGGGCGGCGCTAGGGCTCACTCCAGGATCTCGAAATCGTCCAACAGGATCCGCGCCCCCTCCGTCGCGTCGTCGAAATAAAGGATAAGATTGTCCGGAACCTCGCCATCGAGGGCCGGCCCGGTACGCATGTAGTGTCCGCGGGCTTCGGCCGCCGGAACTTCGACCAGATTCCATTCCCCCGGCCGCAGACCCCGGATGTGATGCCAATGATTGAGGCCCCGGCGGGCCGACCAGAAGGTCATTTCAATCGCTTCCGTCGCGCAGAAGGGTTTCAACCAGAAGCGCACCCGCGCGCGATCCGTGACGGGTCCGGAAAAGGGACGTTCGAGAACGACTCCTTCCCGGGAAACCTCGAGCGCCTTGGAGCCGTTCCGGCCGCCTTCCACCCACCGGCCGCGCACGAACCGCCCGGTCCCCTGATCGAAGTTTTCCCGGAAGGCCACCCGCGGCATCGTCTCCCGCGGCGGCAGCGCGGAAACGAGGACTCCCGGCGCGGCCTTGCGAAGGTCCGCCGTGGTCGTGATCCGAATTCTCAGCGCGAAGGGGCCGCCGGCCGTCGCCACCTTGACGAGCAGCAGATTCGGACCCGGCCGGAGCCGCACGCTGTATGTCTCCGGATCCCGATCCAGCCCGAACCCGCCGGGCCGGTTGCCGGTAACTTTGTGCTGGAAATAGAGCCGATAGCCCTGATCCGCGTTGACCCTGAATTTCACCGCCCGCTCGCCGTCGGCGTGAATCCAGCAGGCTGCATACGCAATGGCGGGGGCTTTCCGAGCGCGAATCTCTTCGAAGCCCGGCAGCTCGTGGAAGAGAACATCCCCGGAGGGCGCCTCGACGGGCGTCCACCGCAGGCGCGTTCCTTCCCGCGAGACGACTTCCCCTCCAACCGTGGGAACGTGCTCGACTTCGCCTTTGAGAAGATCGTGATCGTAGAGTCCCTGAGGGTCCGCCCGGTTCCCGAACGGTCCCAGGACGAGCCATTGCGTCACCAGGCCCGTGGGTTCGAGCGGACGGCCGGGGACGTCCGAGCGCGTCAGGCGGAGGGTCAGTTTGGGACGCTCCTGGGGATTCCGACCCTCCCGCGACACGACATCGATCCCGTCCGAGGCCTCCGGGTCGGCGATGATGAATCCGAAATTCGACGACGGATCCTCGATCCATGAACGCAAGACCTCAATTCCGGCCGCATTGAGAACCACTTCGACGGGGCCCCGCTTGCCCGACGACACCCTTCCGACCTCCGTGGGATTCCGATCGGAAGCGCCCCGGGCTCCGGGAACCTCCCAGGGCCGCCCCGAAGCGGCGTGATTCCAGGTGACTTCGGATTCCTCCCAGGGACGCCGTACCGCGTAGATCGGATAAGGCTTTCCCTTTCCGCCGTCGAGCAGCGTAAACGTCAGGGTCGCGGCCTGCGGGACCAGCCCCCTGGGAATCGCCGAGAGATCCCAGCGAACGAGCAGGTACGCATCTTTCCCGCTCCCTCCGGGTTCGTCGCCGTCGATCTCGATTTTGGAAGATGTCCCTCGACGCTTGTCGGGGGCGTCTTCGACGATCCCGGCGTCCCGTGTGCCCGCATAGGCCGCTGTCGGAGACACCCCGTCCTGAAATTCCCAGAGGTCCGGAGACGCCGGCGCTTCCCGGACGGCGGGGGGCGGCGACGCCGGCGGCGAAGGCGGAGGCGGAGCGGCGGGAGGCGGGGATTTCGCCTCCGGCGGTCGGGACACGGCGGAGGAAGGCGAAGGCGGCGTCTCCTCGCGAAGCCGCTCGGCCTCGTCGATCAGCCGATCGACTTCCGCCCGGCGTGCCCCGGCGACGGGCCTCACGGCCCGCAGCAGCGAAAGCACGTCCGCCTTCCGCTCGACGGCGCGAGGATGGGTCAGGATGCTCCGCGCGTCCGCAAGCGCCCGGGCCACCTGCTGGTCGCGTTCCTTCTCGCGCCTCTGCTCGAGCAGGCGGATTTCGAGGTCCCGCAGGCGGGGCTCGTATGCCGTACCCCGGACCTGTTCCCGGATCTCTTCGCAGCGCGCCAGGGCTCGGGCCTCGTCCGCCCCGCCGGCCGCCAGAGCTTCAAGCTCCTCCACGGCGCGCCGCGCCGTTCCCGCGCGATCCTCGCCCCCGGGTCGCGCCGACGGGGGCGCCGGCCGGCCGGCGGGAGGAGCGCTTGGGGCCGCCGGCGTCGCCGCGCCGGTAGCTCCGTCGTTCGAGGATCTCAAGGCGAACGCCGCCAGGATCATGCCGGCCGCCGCCGCGGCGCCGATTCCCAGATGGACGTTCCGGCGCGACGCCGCCCGCAAGGATCCGCGCCGCCGCGTCGTCGAAGGGACCAGCACGGGCAGGCGCGCCGTGGAGATCCGTTGCGGGGGCGGGGTTACGCTCGGCAAGGAAGACGGCGTGGGCCTTTTCGGAGAGCGCTCGACCGAGCGGCAGTCGCCGCAGAAGGGGCGGTTCTCGACAAGAATCGCTTTCCCGCGGTCAAAGTCGTCGTGCTGCAGACGCTTGCCGCAGTCGGCGCAATAAACGATCTCTTTGCCCATCCCCGGTCGCCGGACGTTCCGGGGAAATTATAACATATTCCATGCATTACGGGGCGGACCGTGAAGGTTACGGGGTGCCGCGGCCGGCGGGCGAGGGGGCGGAAGGGGCGCGGCTCTGCTCGTCCAGCCGGCGCATCGCCTCCATAAGGAGGCTCATCGTGGGCTGCCGGACGGTCGTCTGATCGGTTCCCGTGCCGCCGGCGAAGGCGAACACGGCCTTTCTCCACGTCGCCATTTCGTAGAAGGCGTCCTCTCCCAGGAGCGACTCCGTCCAGGCGTGCCGGATCTCCCCTTCGACGAAGCAGACTCCCCCGGACCGCACGCCTGCGCTCAAGGTCAGGGTCCCCGTCTTCCGGCTGAGATTGAGGAGTTGCACGACATCCGAGAACGACATCGATTGAAGGCTTCCCGAGAAGTCCGTGTTGGAAATGATCCGGGTCGAGGGCGCGGTGGTCTTGGCCTTCTCGGCCAGGAGCGTGCCCAGGACGTCCCCCACGCGCGGGTGATGCCGCACGAGTTCCGCCAGCATGGGCCGCGGAAGGGCCGCCACCTCCACCTCGGTGCGGGCCCGCACGCTCACCGTGGAGGGAACTTCCATGAGAAACGCCACTTCCGCGAAGCATTCCCCTTCCCCGCATATTTTCGGACCGCGGGGCCGCGCCGGATCCTTGACCTCCACGGTGCCGGCCAGCACGACGTAAAACGCGTCCACCGGACTTCCCTCATCCAGCAGCGCCGCTCCCGCCGGGACCCGATGGCGCTCCGCGAGCCGCAGGAACTCGTCGATCGCCTCCGAAGGAAGCCGCAGAAGGAAGGGAAGCTCCACCACCGCTTCGGCCGTCGAGACGATGGCCTTCAGGACGTCCGAAGCCTCACGATCCTTGCGGGCTTCGACGGAGACGCCGATGTCGCGGACCTTCTTGCGGAAGTCGTCGTCCGTGAAGGGACGCTCGATGAATTCGCATTTGCGGATCCGGCGGGCTTCCTCCATTCGCGACCGGGGACCGCCGTTGATGCAGAAAAGCACCGGAGCCTCGACCGCCACCCCCGACGCGGTCAGGTGGCGGAGAAAAGCCGGGCCGTCCAGCCCGGAAAGTTCCCAGTCCGCCACGATGAAATCGATCTCCGGGCGGACTTCCGCCAGCGTCCGCGCCGCCTCGGCTCCGTCGGCGGCCTCGAACACTTCCACGCCGCCGCCTCCCATCCCTTCGAGGATGCCCCGCAGGAGCTTCCTCATGGCCCGGGAGTCGTCGGCGATCAGGACCCGCATCATCCCTCCTCTGGACCCTTCCCCTCCGGATCGCCTTTAAGTATACCCTACCCATTGAAAATACGCAACCGGCGGCGGCGAAGAGGCTTACGCGGAGGCCAGGGGGCGCGCCTCCAGCGGCACCGACGCGGCAAACTCGCCGTTGAGGTAGAGCTGAAAATGGTAGAGCCCCGGCCGCTCCAGCCGCAGTCCGTGCGCCACCACGCCGAAATCCACCGCCCGCGTCCGCTCGGTCACGTCCACCCGAATCCCCTCGATCGACGCCACGCACCGGTCGTCCGAGTCCCGGAACTCGATCCGCACCGCGTACGCCCCCTGCGCGTCCGTCAGGCGCACGTACACCGCGAGACTCGGGTGAACGCACGGAAAAGCCGGCGCCAGGAGCCGGTCGAAGACGCCGATGACGGACCACTTTCCCGTCGCGCGGTCCTGGATCACCGCGTCGGCGACGAGAAAGGACTGAACGACGGGCGGGCGCGCCACGCCCCGATTATATCGCGCCGCCCTCCCCCGCGGGTATAATGGCCCCGGTCCGGCATGAAAGCGGTCCGCGTTCATCAGCCCGGAGGTCCGGAGGCGATCCGCTACGAGGACGTTCCGGATCCCGTCCCCGGCCCCGGAGAGGTTCTCCTCGAGGTACGCGCCGCCTCGGTCAACCATCTGGACGTCTGGGTGCGGAAGGGACTCCCCGGGGTGCGCTACCCGCGGATCCTCGGGTGCGACGCCGCCGGCGTGGTGGCCGGCACCGGCCGCAGGGTCCTGCTCAACCCGGCCACGAGCTGCGGCTCCTGCGAGTTCTGCGCCTCGGGCGAAAAGCCCCTCTGCGTCCGGTACGCCCTCTGGGGCGAGCATCGCGACGGAACCCAGTGCGGGCTGGTCGCCGTCCCGGAAGGCAACCTCATTCCCCTTCCCGACGCGCTCTCCTTCGAGGAAGCGGCGGCCGCGCCGCTCGTTTTCCTGACCGCCTGGCGGATGCTCTTCACGAAGGGGCGCCTGCGGCCCGGCGAGGATGTCCTCATCTGGGGGGCCGGGGCCGGCGTGGGAACCGCCTGCGTTCAGTTCGCCAAGCTCGCCGGCGCGCGCGTCCTGGCGGCCGCCTCCACGGAGGAGAAATGCGAGCGTCTCCGCGGCCTGGGCGCCGACGTCGTCCTCCATTCCCGCTCGGAGGACGTCGTCGCGCGGGTCAAGGAACTGACCGGCAAGCGCGGCGTGGACCTCGTCGTGGACTATGTCGGCAAGGAAACGTGGACCCGGAGCCTCCAGTGCCTCCGGCGCGGAGGACGGCTCGTCACGTGCGGCGCGACGTCCGGACACGATCCGGCGGAGGACCTGCGGCACGTCTTCTACCGGCAGCTCGAGATCCGGGGTTCCACGATGGGCAACGACAAGGAGCTGGCCGAAGCGCTCCGACTGCTCTTCGCCGGCCGCGTGCGGCCGGTCATCGACCGCGTCTATCCCCTCCGGGACGCGGCTGAAGCGCATCGCCGTCTGGAATCGCGCGCGTCGTTTGGTAAACTGGTTCTGGTGCCATGAGGCCCGATCCCCGGGAATTCGAGAAGTTCAAGGACGAAGCCGTCCGCGCGCGGGAGCTCGACGAAGCCCTGGCGCGGCTGCGGACGTCCCTCTTCGTGGCGGCCCTGGGCCCGGCGGCCATCGGCGCGGCCTGGGCCCTGGAGGCGCTCCCTTTCGGCCGGCGCGAGATCGCCTGGGGCGTCCTGGCCACGGTCCCCCTGGCGGGACTCCTTTTCGTCATCAATTACTTCCGGCTTCCCGCCGAAGGCAAGGTCTCCCGCACCGCCCTGTCGATCCTTTTGTTGACCGCCGCCGCGGCCGCCGGAACCCTGATTCTCGCGGGACGCTTTTCGATCTTCCCGTCCTGAAGATCGTCGTACAATATTGAAAGGAGGCTTCGAGAGGGGAAACGAGGTGGATGGCCATGATCCACATGGAGCCCAACGTCGTCCTGAAGTACTTCGACCCGCTGGACACGTTCGTCAAGATCCGGCATTTCACGCCCGATGAAGTCGCCGCGCTCCTGAAAACC
Protein-coding regions in this window:
- a CDS encoding thiamine pyrophosphate-dependent enzyme produces the protein MALEALSRYLEQAADHLGWKQIVRHAWGPATRLNGHPETIPDYHRTLTVDDLLGMYRTMVLSRRIDDRELMLQRQGQAWFSASTAGKEAALAAAGKVLRPTDPVWGYYRDRTLVLMRGFTARDMLLQAVAAAADPSSGGRQMPEHWGSPERAVIIYASPVGIQCIPSAGLAEAIAATPHLLGNGRFPGDAVVYTALGDGTTAEGEFYEALRAAINARAPLLVHLMDDGYGISVPVSEQVPGGDILALFRGWPNLAVIENDGTDVRASYDAFRRAAAMCRSGAGPVLLRSKVLRLYSHSSTDDMKKYRPREEIAIELEERDPILKFARELVEYGIASPGELREINREVEAEVLRAVDEVLKLPKTDVSRLLSNVYAYDPPAAQAAYASAVRGRRAEKAGATLVMADAINACLAELMELLPPVVMWGEDIADLSREDFHRHPHLEGKGGVFGVTKGLQRRFGPDRVMNSPIAEASIVGRACGWALQGFLPIVEIQFRDYLNPAWQQLIDQVGTLHWRSNGRFACPMIIRMAYGGYLGGAGALWHSESANGPLLHHPGLRLCVPSNPEDAVGLLRAAAFCGDPVLYAEPKARYRYRDEFMERRYPDFDFVLWPGASRRYGDGRDLAIVTYGTTASLCFRALRMLEADGIRARMIDLCWLNPLDSEGIRAAADDCGLVLVVDEDRRTCGAGAAIADVIYRDRELRRRVDVERLAAKDCRVSYGPVGERAVLPQLEEIVRTARDLVKAGRR
- a CDS encoding DNRLRE domain-containing protein — encoded protein: MGKEIVYCADCGKRLQHDDFDRGKAILVENRPFCGDCRSVERSPKRPTPSSLPSVTPPPQRISTARLPVLVPSTTRRRGSLRAASRRNVHLGIGAAAAAGMILAAFALRSSNDGATGAATPAAPSAPPAGRPAPPSARPGGEDRAGTARRAVEELEALAAGGADEARALARCEEIREQVRGTAYEPRLRDLEIRLLEQRREKERDQQVARALADARSILTHPRAVERKADVLSLLRAVRPVAGARRAEVDRLIDEAERLREETPPSPSSAVSRPPEAKSPPPAAPPPPSPPASPPPAVREAPASPDLWEFQDGVSPTAAYAGTRDAGIVEDAPDKRRGTSSKIEIDGDEPGGSGKDAYLLVRWDLSAIPRGLVPQAATLTFTLLDGGKGKPYPIYAVRRPWEESEVTWNHAASGRPWEVPGARGASDRNPTEVGRVSSGKRGPVEVVLNAAGIEVLRSWIEDPSSNFGFIIADPEASDGIDVVSREGRNPQERPKLTLRLTRSDVPGRPLEPTGLVTQWLVLGPFGNRADPQGLYDHDLLKGEVEHVPTVGGEVVSREGTRLRWTPVEAPSGDVLFHELPGFEEIRARKAPAIAYAACWIHADGERAVKFRVNADQGYRLYFQHKVTGNRPGGFGLDRDPETYSVRLRPGPNLLLVKVATAGGPFALRIRITTTADLRKAAPGVLVSALPPRETMPRVAFRENFDQGTGRFVRGRWVEGGRNGSKALEVSREGVVLERPFSGPVTDRARVRFWLKPFCATEAIEMTFWSARRGLNHWHHIRGLRPGEWNLVEVPAAEARGHYMRTGPALDGEVPDNLILYFDDATEGARILLDDFEILE
- a CDS encoding DUF4388 domain-containing protein, with the translated sequence MMRVLIADDSRAMRKLLRGILEGMGGGGVEVFEAADGAEAARTLAEVRPEIDFIVADWELSGLDGPAFLRHLTASGVAVEAPVLFCINGGPRSRMEEARRIRKCEFIERPFTDDDFRKKVRDIGVSVEARKDREASDVLKAIVSTAEAVVELPFLLRLPSEAIDEFLRLAERHRVPAGAALLDEGSPVDAFYVVLAGTVEVKDPARPRGPKICGEGECFAEVAFLMEVPSTVSVRARTEVEVAALPRPMLAELVRHHPRVGDVLGTLLAEKAKTTAPSTRIISNTDFSGSLQSMSFSDVVQLLNLSRKTGTLTLSAGVRSGGVCFVEGEIRHAWTESLLGEDAFYEMATWRKAVFAFAGGTGTDQTTVRQPTMSLLMEAMRRLDEQSRAPSAPSPAGRGTP
- a CDS encoding zinc-binding dehydrogenase yields the protein MKAVRVHQPGGPEAIRYEDVPDPVPGPGEVLLEVRAASVNHLDVWVRKGLPGVRYPRILGCDAAGVVAGTGRRVLLNPATSCGSCEFCASGEKPLCVRYALWGEHRDGTQCGLVAVPEGNLIPLPDALSFEEAAAAPLVFLTAWRMLFTKGRLRPGEDVLIWGAGAGVGTACVQFAKLAGARVLAAASTEEKCERLRGLGADVVLHSRSEDVVARVKELTGKRGVDLVVDYVGKETWTRSLQCLRRGGRLVTCGATSGHDPAEDLRHVFYRQLEIRGSTMGNDKELAEALRLLFAGRVRPVIDRVYPLRDAAEAHRRLESRASFGKLVLVP